The genomic DNA acaaaattgagaataaatacaaaattgagaataaatacaaaattgagaataaatacaaaattgagaataaatacaaaattgagaataaatacaaaattgagaataaaaaaaaaattgagaaaataaaacattgaaaatagcaaaaaagagataacaaatggaaaaaaagaaaaaaaaattaaaatattattaaacaaAGGGAAACGAActataaatattcttttatatgcattatatattatatatatatatatatatatattttttttttttttttccattctttattatttaatgggtaaaatatattttatatttatatatattatgtaatatatatatacttaagaTGTAGTAGCATATAAATTGTAGTATTAAAATATGGTATATGAAatgataattaaaaaatatgttttcctttttttggaTAAATCGTAAattacataagtatataaatgcattaaatgttattatactattttatgtatgtttggTTTGTAtctttctttaaatatatatatatatatataatatatatgtatacataaaataaatatttttatatgtatgtattttatcataatcaTCCATAGTATCGGCgccttaaatttttttttaatttcaaataaatgataataagaGTGCAAAGGATCAATTATGGTGCAttacggaaaaaaaaaaaaaaaaaatgtatatatatatattatataaatatacataataatacatgcatacctaatacatacaaaaacatacatatcatacaaatacatacatatcatacaaatacatacatatcatacaaatacatacatatcatacaaatacatacatatacaaatacatatatatatatataataatacataataatacataataatacttACAATAAtggtacttatatatatacatataacacTTTCTACCTTGCaaaagattttttattttacatatccCATTATTAGGGTAATATTTCCCTTCcataacttttaaaaaattgtaaaattaatattttcataataaaagctacaaaaaagaaaataagcaaacaaataaataattaaaataaataaatatacattatatgtaCAGTAGAAGTACAGTACAGTACATacattacatatacatttatgtacaattttcttaaaaaaatatttttctaaaaagagGAAAACAAGTAAGAAGTTCAGtgtacatttaaaatatttggagtacattaaaaacataaaaaaataaagaattatataattcgctattgtatatatttatacaaatatttatacatatatttatacatatatttatacatatatttatacatatatttatatatatatatattatatataaatataataaatgatattacTAGTATTTCCGTTTTTTAAAAacctaaaaaaaataattctcaTGCTAGGAAGGTGAGATTTCgagttttttttaaatccaaaaatagataaactttaaaagaaaaataatatatatagaatatgcatagtatatatatatatacatatatgtaaatcgcatattattatacttatcgtgtttattaaagtaaaaaatgtacatttactatataataattttgcatttgtaatttattactatatataatattcttctCACCGTGCACAGTgccattttttaattttttttttataaatttgaagagcaaaaatttatgtttgatttttttttttttttcaagtataaaaatatatatatattatatatatatatacatttacatttatatatacatttacatttatatatacatttacatttatatatacatgtacatttatatatacatatacatttatatatacatatatatatatatatatatatatatattatgtaataacATTTTACCTTTAaacgtatttttattattttatacgtataaattattaaaatttatttatatatttatattatatgtatacatatataaataaataaatacttatattCAGATTGACGCCAGAAgttttgatttttttaaaatatacttatatataataatttacaatGTTCtgattcttttatatatatatatatatatatatatatatatatatatatatatatatacatatgtatatgtatatataaatataaatttgtgtTTTACTGTACatttgttactattattttctgtatgaaataatattatacatatatttatacttatatgtaatatatatatgtaactgcacgtataatattattcatatatgtgtTTAACCATATGTATTAAAGATATATgagtatttatgtataattaaacaaatgtaataataatatgtgtatagtaaggtgtttatatatatatgtatatataactagGTGCGATTAATGTATGTTTaaactttttcttttgcatattatagtaaaataaataatagtaataattaatagaaaatttttacgGTCAAACAAAGGGCGTTATGTGAAccatacatacattcacATTTGCATGTACTTTACAGTTGCATATGTTCatggaataaaatttttaggTTAACGTAATTAGTCTTTTTTATTCGTTCACTGGggtattattatgtataatatattatagtacttcaaattaaaaaaaagcccatttttttttttttttttttttttcttcatcccCGTTTAACGTGccctactttttttttattttttatatataatccttcaactttttttctttttttttttttttttttttaattttcgtttttaaaagaaagaagacattttaaaaattttattaattataggaaaataaaatatattgccGTAGGTTTacgttcttttttattattattattattatttatttattttttttacagctTTAACGTAATGCGctttagtatatataatatatatatgtatacgaaGGTGTAGGTATGTAAACgtgtttgtacatatatatacatatatatatatatatatatgtatataatacatgtaCGTTTATTcccatatatgtttatatatatatatacactgtgtattgtgtatatgtatatgtgcatagCGCTTTGAGGTGcgttgtatatatatatatgaagacGATTAGCCAAAACTACGCAAAAAGTTAGGTTCCATTCCCATATATCATAAAATGATACTGTCAAATAAATTTGTagtatttctttatttggtacttgtttttgtatatttaaattttgagTCAGTAGagttaaaattaaacaatataGTTAACAATGACGATCCAAATagatttttaaatattaccTTTGGAGATGATTCACGCATGCCTGGCAACATGAACAATGGGATCATAGAAGGCGATGATATATCGAAGGAGGacaaagaggaaaaaaacgATCAAGATGacaaaaatatggaaaatacGGAACATATCAAACATAATGAACATGACGAAGTAAACAAAAACAAtcaaattttgaaaaatgacCAAGAGTCCCAAGGTCAGAGTAATGAGGCAAAAAATTCTGAACATGGTCAGGccgaaaaaatggaagaatcAAAAGAGGAGAAGGAAATGAACTACAGTGCAGGTGATGGGATAGAAGTTAGATTTGTCCCTAAGGATATTGACTCTGTGAAGAGCAATGTCAACCAGAACGTTGATGGTACTAGCGGCAGTGAGGAAGAGAACTACAAGGTTACTAACGAAATGAAGGAAAGCAAGTCCGtagaagagaaaaagaatGATGAAGTGGATGAGTTAATGAACGAGGAGGATAAAGATGCAGACAATAATGTTGACATTATTGACAATGATGACGACGATGATgacgatgatgatgatgatgatgataatgataatgaggATGGAAATAAGGACGAAGTGAAGGACGAAAGCGATGAATATGCAAAGGAGCAGCAGATGGGTGGAAAGATAACCACTACAACAATAGCTAATAAAGATAGCTTtgaaaaagaagaggaaaacaaaaaattgatGGAAAGGAAATCCATTATGAATAATGGagtaaataatttagaaaaacagatgaatatagataaaacatggaataatttatttcttttatttaagaAAACAAAACCACAgttgaataatataaattattttagaaaaGAGGTACAAAATGAATTGGCTTATAGAAAtggattatatttttcaacgACAAGtgtaaaagaatataataagcATGTAGATCCAAATAAACATGCATACATTAAGTTACCTGATGATACAATGGTATTAGTAGTAACagcaaataaattattttttcaagatTTAGTTTATTCAAGTAATAAGTATATAGCtattaaaaggaaatttacatttttaatgaatactataatacataatttaaaaaataaatttttttttaaaaattatgattatcagtatttatataaagatgATTGCTTTGCATATGATCATACCAAGAAATTGTTAGATATGAGTCTACTAGGAGAATTATCCAAAGTTACGCAACCCATATATATTGATGATATGAAAAGTAGAAAAGTAGACATGCATAAACTTTATGGAGGTTGGTTTCATTTCCTAGGTATTATGGTTGTAAAGggttatacatataaaccaGTTGAATATGATTtagaaaaagtaaatgtTATACCAGCACATCAAATAGAGCAATTCAAACAAAAAGTTAATCAAAAACATGATGGATTTAATAATGGTTATGTAGTAGGCTTGTGGAGAGATTTCCCAGGAAACAAGTATGCTAATTGGAGGTATTCAGTGGAGTTGTTCTTATGGGATTTGTTGAATGTTTTACCACATGAGTTACCCCATCCAGCTGACCTTATCATGACCTACAATAGGGGAAGCATTGAGGAAGTGAGTGGATATAGGATTAGGAGTGATAAGACTAGTGACGATCATAATGCAGGAGAAAATGCAGTTAACGTAGTAGCGGAAGGTACACCTGATGCAACGAATACTTCACTAGGAGAGCATGAATTGAAAGAAAAGGATGAGGGAaacgagaaaaaaatattaagttatTCGAAAGACGAAATAGAAAATTGGCATGAAACAATTAAAAGTAAGATAAGCACTAACTACAAAGGGTTTGAAGTAGTGATGGTATCAGTTAAGGattatatgaatacattAGGATATAACAATGATAATATTCtttcaaaatattacaatgtaaaaaataaaaatggttatatatttttaatcttATTGAATAAAGATTTTTTCGTTGATGAGTTTGTaaagaatgaaaattatgaagaaGCCAAGAAGAATTACTTTACaaacaaaatgaatgaaataatagaaagactacaaaaaattttagatgCATTAAAGGAAGAGATATATcctaatgatgataatattCAACCAGTTGTTACTCTTTATAATTATCTATCTGATGAAGCAAATTATGAAAAGTTAAATCCACATATAATAAGTGAAATTGCTGGTATTACTAAACACTTAAAGTGCGATAACCTGATCCATGATGATGTTAGTTGTTTGAAAGATATATCTATGCATTACAAATATGGAGGTTGGTTTGAATTTGGTGCAGCTATATATGTAAAGAATGTTAACTTTGTTAATGTAAACTATGAAAAACAtgatgatataataaaaaaagaacatgAAAATGCAATTTTGGTACAAGCGAATGGAAATTATCAGTCTGCTTGTTTATGGAAAGATTTACCTGATAAAAACATGGCTCCTTATAGATACCCTCTTGAAATTTTCGCTAAAGAAAATTCTCAGCTTAACATTCTGAATGTGCAAGATATACACCCTTTTGTATTAGTGGATCTCCTGAACAAAGGATTGCAGGTTATGAAGCATCAGTCGGAAAAGACCCCCACGTTTGTTAGTGTTAGCCGTAGTGGTAGCAACAGTGGTAGCGGTAGTAACGATGAGTCTAGCAAACCTGACAGGTTGTACCAGAGCAACTTCAGCCATATTATGAACAAGTGCAGGAAACCTGAACGTGCAGGCCATGAGGAGGAGGGAACTCACGCTTTGGACGACTTGGAGAACGTGGAGAATGATCTCATAACATCTGTTTTGAATGTTGAAAATAATAGGATGAACAACAACAGCTTGCATGGTAATAGTGTAGAGgacaataataattatggaagtagtagtagtagtagtagtagtggtATTGTCGGTAGTAAGGACAACAAAAATTTTGATGAAAACGAGTATATTTTTGAGAATGTAGGAAAGCAGGATGATGACAAGATATATGAGGAGGATACAGAATATGGAGGAACAGACAGTACAACAGATATAGATAAGGATAGTTACATTGAAGTAAATGAGGGAGCAGAAActagcaaaaaaaataatattgtacAGTTGCATTTCAGGTTTGGAGGTAAGAATGACGCACGTAGTAGCGGCAGAGGGGAAGGAGAAAGTACgaacagtaataatagtagtggTAGCAGTAGCTCTGTTGATGGAGtagaagaaaagaagaattcCGTACTCAACGATATTGAAGCCGAATATAATGATGACTTACAAGAAGCAAAAATTGTGGGGAATAATGCAGAAAGTATCAACGACTTAAGTCCAAAACCTGATGATGATGACGACGACGATGATGACGATGATGATGAAGACGATTACTTTTCAACAAgcaattacataaataaaggAATCGTTAGTGCACAATCCGTTGAAGATTttaattctaaaatatacttatttcTCGTTATTTGccttatatgtatttgtattgCCTTACTTGTAAGTATTTCATTAAGATTATACGCTACAGTtgtgaaaagaaaaactagCGATAGAAACAGAGTAGTATTATCCTTCAAGGATAAAGAAGAAATGCCCGTAGTTCAGGGTATCCCTGCCCCATGGTTGAgcgaataattttttctaaggTTAACAAAAGTAACTTAAGATGCACAAAAAAACTCGTAGAAAAATAATGACCTGAACAGTACATACAAAAAATGCGCTGCACAACAAAAGTGATATAGTGCcctagcaaaaaaaaaaaaaataaataagttcGAACTCTATCTGTactatatgttattattcaATGCACTAAAATGATGcagaaatgaataaaaaaaaaaaaataaataactcCCCCCCCCCCACTTatctgtatattttttatgtatcatagtgcatatatatatatatgtatatgtatatatattacatatattatttacgtatttatgcaaatttttaattcagTCAGACCGCAATACCATATAGCCtttatgtgtatttattaaGGGGATATGAAATATGATTTCTCACGGTTTAcgtgttttatatttttccgcGATAtctatgcatatgtatatatatatatatatatatatatatgtgcatttataatatgtgtACCGTACGccctttctttattttacttattattttttttttttaatttttttttttttccctttttatcATTGTAATAACGCACGATGATAATatctcattatttttttattataatcaaCGCGTAACATTTTTGGTATTCAACtgatttatttcttttcctttttcttttcttttcctttcttttttttttttttaaattaaatgaaactCACCTCATGATCCAGATAAGTagaagaaattatataattgataattttgtttgttcgatttaattttttactaataaCGCAAACAtgctagaaaaaaaaagaaaaaatatatattttatatgtatatcatatatatatgtgtgtatacgtatttgtatatgtacgtattatGCACTTATGAGAACACTTATTTCTGTTCCTGCACAGTCTCACTTGTACTGAGGCAAAATTAACACGTTTTCATCATGTGAGAGTCGgtttatatttcaaaaatttttccattttttccatttttcggacttttccattttcttttttttaattgaatcATAACACCCTTTAGGTTTCTTTATAGCAAGATTTTTTCTGGAACAAGCAAATATGGtgcatacaaacatatatgcacgtacacatacatatgcacatacaaacaaaaacaaaaaaaaaaaaaaaagaaagaggtAAATagaatggtaaaaaaaaagtaatttccCTTGTTCAGCTTACTACTATACTATGCAGTATACTTATAAATGCATTGCTCATAAAGAGATGTACTCGcatgaaattaaataaaattgtgtaaaataattaatgtaaaaatttgaatGAAACAGAAATGGGGAGTGATAGGATAAAAATAGTGTTTACAATAAGTGTGCACTTATGGCGCGTACTCGTGTAGTGGGTTATCAGCATTTCCGCTTACCCGTACCTACGCATTTCACgcattttatttacaaagaacatatattcatatatatataacaccaTCAGGTGATAGGCGcggtatatttaaaaagaagcTTTTTCTTAtgcagaagaaaaaaaggaaataatcgaaattgttttataaaaCGAGGAGTTGTAATTGATACGCCTTTagaaaagatgaaaaacGTGCGTACCGTcaggtatatgtatatatatgtccatATTTATCCCTCAACCCCATTTTCCCAATTTCGACGGGACCCTATGAATACTCATTTTTCCATTCCTCCATTGACACATACGAAACTGAGAAGTTACAATTATTTAAGAACCACTCTCTCATTGACTCATACGGTTTTAAGCAAGTGCTTACTTGATTGTCATAAACAaacatttctttttcctcCTGAACAGTATTAACTGTGTTCTGTTTACCCTTTTGGCTACTGTTCCCTCCTACCACTGCTTTGTTCTTTATTGAAGAATAGCGGTCGAAAAAATTAGTTACtcgaatattttttaaatgcatGCTTTCCAATTTGTCAATTATGAATAAAGCCTTTTTTATTCCCCCATCGGTGCGCGTTTGTGTGTGAAcagcatttttattatcgCTTCTCGTTATTACAATGTCAATTAGGTAAGgggaattaaaatattttaaaaaatgcgcaattttttttttcctgagcaggtcagaaaaaaaataaataaattgttgGCTAGCTCTTGTCtgatcatttttaatattttcctttaaatcattattatgatattctttttttatatatttacaaaaataaaataaatcgtCAGGTAGTCTTTTgtccatttttatatataacatttgcATTACCTGAGAAATGATAATCAATAATTCAAagcttccttttttctttattttttcattttcttcatttaacaCTTTCATTCCTCCTTTCATTTTATTGCAAAACATGACCAACATATTTTCCAGTAAGTCCGTAttactctttttattttttaaaacaatttctacaaaataaaaagagatgACTGAAAATGCACAATGTGGTAAATAAAAGTCAggtatatttgttatattatttttcgcTATTGTTAACAAATAGCTATATGTTATTCGTATTAACGAGTCAGGTAAATATGCAATATAAGAAGTCATATGGTCAGAAAAAAACTGAATAAGAATTATTACAtgattttcattaaatagatttaaatttttatgcaCAAAGTTTATGgcatattgtaaaaattctaaatttgtaagtttcatatttataaatccTTTTAAAAGGTATACGAACGTGTCAATAGGAAGAGATAATTTGGGGATATTCTTATTCAAAGAAGTTATTTCACTAGTAATAAAAAGGGGGATGTTTACTACTCCGTTTGCTATGCCAATTTCATTGTTTATTACAGTTTGTCCATTCGATGAACTGGCGCCACTATGTATTATATCTGTGCTACACggcttttcctttttttcattcgcTTTTTCTTTCCACCTGTCCGAAGCAAAATTATgggcaattttttttacctccTTTGTATCaacttcattttttgtaatatgtAAGGACTCAGTGTTTTTACAAATCGAATGGGAATATAGTATCTCACCACAATTTATATATCCTGAAGAATTGTTATGATTTTTATGTTCCCCCTCCATGCCCTCCTGTTCAagcaaaaatttattatatttatgggGAATTCCTCTATTAGTGTCTACCCTCTTATCAGACAAGtcaaaaggaaaataatagtTTTCCCTATTCAGTATAAGATATAATACATACTCTGTAAAAAATGCGAACAtgttagttttttttatgcacacATCGTGAAGACACGTTTCACTTTTTGGATCCTTTAAGAAATGattataatgataaattaaatggaaaaaatgaaccaaattttcatttgataGTTGACCAATTTGGTTAACTACATTTtgaaaggataaaaaaaaaaaaaaaaatccataTCTTTGTAATTTAATGCAGACATATGTTTTAACATGTAAATGACGTAACTTATATTATTCCTCGTTTTGATATACTTTTTAagataattaataatttgatGAAAAACTGTAAagttaattttgtttattggAACTAATGCTTGTAATAAGTTAATTATAACTGTTGGATGAATAcaattctttatattattttttaaataaagaaataaattcttAAAAACCCTATCCTTgcaagaaaaatatgaacaagcAATAATTACTTCTATAATAAATTCAACAGGCCACGAAAAGTTTAACATATAAGAAATTCTTCTAATTAATCTCCTAACcgttttttcgttttctaTTTCTAAGTATTGTCTGTTTAaactaaataatattaaagcTCTAGCATGGTAACCATATTTcataatgttaatatatttatctgtTTCGTTAATAAATCTTTTTATCagatttttattatttatattaaaaattgtgTAGAATTCAAAAACGTCCactaaattataatatttaaactCATGTAAATTCTTCTTCAATTCTTTATTCAGTACAGCAACGAACGAGCTCTTTCTTATTAAATCCTTAAAATTTGCTTGCTCTTTGCACTTTTCACTCATATCAGATTGTAACATACTTCTCTTTACGTCCTCTATAGACCTTTTCAACTTGTTACTATAACACCTCTCTCCGTGAATATATCCAGGTATTTCTTTCTCCTTTTCGGTTTCTTTCTTCACATTATGCAGTTCCTTACCATTGGATGCCCCCACTGAGGGAATGTGTTTTCCCGAAATGGACGTCTGGGTAAACTTTTCCTCGTGCGGTAAATGGTGTAAGGATAGGGGGTCAGAAAAGATAACACTCTTGCACACATACCGCTTGATTAGCCTAACCACGTAGCTGTTACAGTTTCtgttactactactgctgctGATGCTGGTAACAGCGTTGCATGAGAGGGAAAGGCGGAATAGAGTCTTACTcaaatatttgcatatatatgttatatcaTGCTCAGTAAAATTATGGTAGTTCACTGATATTGTATCATCAATGTAGTTGAAAATGTact from Plasmodium brasilianum strain Bolivian I chromosome 10, whole genome shotgun sequence includes the following:
- a CDS encoding exported protein 3; translated protein: MILSNKFVVFLYLVLVFVYLNFESVELKLNNIVNNDDPNRFLNITFGDDSRMPGNMNNGIIEGDDISKEDKEEKNDQDDKNMENTEHIKHNEHDEVNKNNQILKNDQESQGQSNEAKNSEHGQAEKMEESKEEKEMNYSAGDGIEVRFVPKDIDSVKSNVNQNVDGTSGSEEENYKVTNEMKESKSVEEKKNDEVDELMNEEDKDADNNVDIIDNDDDDDDDDDDDDDNDNEDGNKDEVKDESDEYAKEQQMGGKITTTTIANKDSFEKEEENKKLMERKSIMNNGVNNLEKQMNIDKTWNNLFLLFKKTKPQLNNINYFRKEVQNELAYRNGLYFSTTSVKEYNKHVDPNKHAYIKLPDDTMVLVVTANKLFFQDLVYSSNKYIAIKRKFTFLMNTIIHNLKNKFFFKNYDYQYLYKDDCFAYDHTKKLLDMSLLGELSKVTQPIYIDDMKSRKVDMHKLYGGWFHFLGIMVVKGYTYKPVEYDLEKVNVIPAHQIEQFKQKVNQKHDGFNNGYVVGLWRDFPGNKYANWRYSVELFLWDLLNVLPHELPHPADLIMTYNRGSIEEVSGYRIRSDKTSDDHNAGENAVNVVAEGTPDATNTSLGEHELKEKDEGNEKKILSYSKDEIENWHETIKSKISTNYKGFEVVMVSVKDYMNTLGYNNDNILSKYYNVKNKNGYIFLILLNKDFFVDEFVKNENYEEAKKNYFTNKMNEIIERLQKILDALKEEIYPNDDNIQPVVTLYNYLSDEANYEKLNPHIISEIAGITKHLKCDNLIHDDVSCLKDISMHYKYGGWFEFGAAIYVKNVNFVNVNYEKHDDIIKKEHENAILVQANGNYQSACLWKDLPDKNMAPYRYPLEIFAKENSQLNILNVQDIHPFVLVDLLNKGLQVMKHQSEKTPTFVSVSRSGSNSGSGSNDESSKPDRLYQSNFSHIMNKCRKPERAGHEEEGTHALDDLENVENDLITSVLNVENNRMNNNSLHGNSVEDNNNYGSSSSSSSSGIVGSKDNKNFDENEYIFENVGKQDDDKIYEEDTEYGGTDSTTDIDKDSYIEVNEGAETSKKNNIVQLHFRFGGKNDARSSGRGEGESTNSNNSSGSSSSVDGVEEKKNSVLNDIEAEYNDDLQEAKIVGNNAESINDLSPKPDDDDDDDDDDDDEDDYFSTSNYINKGIVSAQSVEDFNSKIYLFLVICLICICIALLVSISLRLYATVVKRKTSDRNRVVLSFKDKEEMPVVQGIPAPWLSE
- a CDS encoding hypothetical protein (conserved Plasmodium protein), producing MKLLLVNSLCLMKNIKCYHSASSSSSSRVEHTIPLYERKSRAKFRKEKLNKKMKMEILHLNRRNKHFKEYYPLVRNSTSTEDALLLDDFVDRAANLVGHHPYEEIEAHGNYFSFDLKNKNKENIPMENPFPFVKGEIEGAYMNNSHNNKTLKRNIYMLDDVPLTFIHMKKLYYFINKKENKSLVKYMNSSNFLKLCIYMNKKNIRNYTIEEDFLNRVNQTSIDGKGGSLILNESNFIYILEFFHHIGLNCLAFPRRGENNINRSADSSDNDNISNSSPTSGARWEFNKLRDEYNRVLNNLTNRIVLNEQQIIEILCINDKYLYFNEYIFNYIDDTISVNYHNFTEHDITYICKYLSKTLFRLSLSCNAVTSISSSSSNRNCNSYVVRLIKRYVCKSVIFSDPLSLHHLPHEEKFTQTSISGKHIPSVGASNGKELHNVKKETEKEKEIPGYIHGERCYSNKLKRSIEDVKRSMLQSDMSEKCKEQANFKDLIRKSSFVAVLNKELKKNLHEFKYYNLVDVFEFYTIFNINNKNLIKRFINETDKYINIMKYGYHARALILFSLNRQYLEIENEKTVRRLIRRISYMLNFSWPVEFIIEVIIACSYFSCKDRVFKNLFLYLKNNIKNCIHPTVIINLLQALVPINKINFTVFHQIINYLKKYIKTRNNIINQIGQLSNENLVHFFHLIYHYNHFLKDPKSETCLHDVCIKKTNMFAFFTEYVLYLILNRENYYFPFDLSDKRVDTNRGIPHKYNKFLLEQEGMEGEHKNHNNSSGYINCGEILYSHSICKNTESLHITKNEVDTKEVKKIAHNFASDRWKEKANEKKEKPCSTDIIHSGASSSNGQTVINNEIGIANGVVNIPLFITSEITSLNKNIPKLSLPIDTFVYLLKGFINMKLTNLEFLQYAINFVHKNLNLFNENHVIILIQFFSDHMTSYIAYLPDSLIRITYSYLLTIAKNNITNIPDFYLPHCAFSVISFYFVEIVLKNKKSNTDLLENMLVMFCNKMKGGMKVLNEENEKIKKKGSFELLIIISQVMQMLYIKMDKRLPDDLFYFCKYIKKEYHNNDLKENIKNDQTRASQQFIYFFSDLLRKKKIAHFLKYFNSPYLIDIVITRSDNKNAVHTQTRTDGGIKKALFIIDKLESMHLKNIRVTNFFDRYSSIKNKAVVGGNSSQKGKQNTVNTVQEEKEMFVYDNQVSTCLKPYESMREWFLNNCNFSVSYVSMEEWKNEYS